The Flammeovirga agarivorans genome has a window encoding:
- a CDS encoding winged helix-turn-helix transcriptional regulator, translating to MDKNNKKAVCGIDYGFKRIGGKYKGRILWALHSGEVLRYGELRRALPDISPKMLTQTLRELEYDDLIFRKVYQEVPPKVEYTLSNKGKELIPFIEYLGNWGMEQMKKEEVEVMSCSDES from the coding sequence ATGGATAAAAATAATAAAAAAGCAGTCTGTGGGATAGATTATGGATTTAAACGCATCGGTGGAAAATATAAAGGAAGGATACTATGGGCATTACACAGCGGGGAGGTTTTACGCTACGGTGAACTTCGTCGGGCTTTACCTGATATCTCTCCTAAAATGTTAACCCAAACGCTGCGTGAATTAGAATATGATGATTTGATCTTTAGAAAAGTATATCAGGAAGTGCCTCCCAAAGTGGAATATACTTTAAGTAATAAAGGAAAAGAACTTATCCCATTTATTGAATATTTAGGAAATTGGGGGATGGAACAAATGAAAAAAGAAGAAGTGGAAGTAATGAGTTGTAGTGATGAAAGTTGA